The following coding sequences are from one Wenzhouxiangella sp. AB-CW3 window:
- a CDS encoding pilus assembly protein PilP, which yields MIARVAKNLVLMAAVVLLAACARGTGDLEEWVAEVRDRPPEPIDPIEPIRPAEVVSYEADGLRDPFQIRAQREEEDEDPDEEVTDGLRPDPDRRREYLEGFTLDALEMVGTLEMEDTLYALIRDTENVVHRVTEGNYLGQNHGEILEVRPDRVVLLELVQDGRGDWMERRASVALAEQ from the coding sequence ATGATTGCACGAGTTGCTAAGAATCTGGTTTTGATGGCGGCGGTTGTGCTGCTGGCTGCCTGCGCACGCGGCACGGGCGACCTGGAAGAATGGGTGGCTGAAGTCCGTGATCGCCCACCGGAGCCGATCGATCCAATCGAGCCGATTCGTCCGGCCGAAGTGGTTTCCTACGAAGCCGATGGTCTGCGCGATCCGTTTCAGATCCGTGCCCAGCGCGAGGAAGAGGACGAAGATCCGGATGAAGAAGTGACTGACGGGCTCAGGCCCGACCCGGATCGGCGGCGGGAATACCTGGAAGGCTTTACCCTCGATGCCCTTGAAATGGTGGGTACCCTGGAGATGGAAGACACGCTATACGCGTTGATTCGGGATACCGAGAACGTGGTCCACCGTGTGACTGAAGGCAATTATCTGGGGCAGAACCACGGAGAGATTCTTGAAGTGCGGCCAGACCGCGTGGTCTTGCTCGAACTGGTACAGGATGGCCGCGGCGACTGGATGGAGCGACGTGCCAGCGTGGCCCTGGCAGAACAGTAA